In the Lepidochelys kempii isolate rLepKem1 chromosome 3, rLepKem1.hap2, whole genome shotgun sequence genome, one interval contains:
- the POLR3F gene encoding DNA-directed RNA polymerase III subunit RPC6 isoform X2, with product MAEVKVKPEVPDPLEIENRIIELCHQFPHGITDQVIQNDMPHMEPQQRAMAINRLLSVGQLDLLRSNTGLLYRIKESQNAGKMKGSDNQEKLVYQIIEDAANKGIWSRDIRYKSNLPLTEINKILKNLESKKLIKAVKSVAASKKKVYMLYNLQPDRSVTGGAWYSDQDFESEFVEVLNQQCCKFLQTKVELSMEDIETILNTLIYDGKVEMTIIAAKEGTVGSVDGHMKLYRSVNPIIQPTGLIRTPCGLCPVFDDCHEGGEISPSNCIYMAEWLEF from the exons ATGGCCGAGGTGAAGGTGAAGCCGGAGGTCCCGGACCCGCTGGAGATAGAGAACAG GATCATCGAGCTCTGCCACCAGTTCCCTCACGGCATCACCGACCAAGTGATCCAGAATGACATGCCCCACATGGAACCCCAGCAGCGGGCCATGGCTATCAACAGGCTGCTTTCCGTG GGACAGCTAGACCTTCTCAGGAGCAACACTGGCCTTCTCTACAGGATCAAAGAGTCTCAAAATGCTGG TAAAATGAAGGGATCTGACAATCAAGAGAAGCTGGTCTATCAAATTATAGAGGATGCAGCCAACAAAG gtatTTGGAGCAGGGATATTAGATACAAAAGTAATCTACCTTTAACAGAGATCAACAAGATACTGAAAAACTTGGAGAGCAAGAAACTTATTAAAGCTGTTAAGTCTGTGGCA GCCTCAAAGAAGAAGGTGTACATGTTATATAACCTGCAGCCTGACCGGTCCGTGACTGGTGGGGCCTGGTACAGCGACCAAGACTTTGAATCTGAATTTGTGGAGGTGTTGAACCAACAGTGTTGTAAATTCTTACAGACTAAG GTCGAATTGTCAATGGAGGATATCGAAACTATTTTAAACACACTAATATACGATGGAAAGGTGGAGATGACCATCATTGCTGCAAAAGAAGGGACAGTTGGCAGTGTGGATGGACACATGAAATTGTACAGATCTGTCAATCCTATCATCCAACCCACTGGGTTAATCCGAACACCCTGTGGACTCTGCCCA GTCTTTGATGACTGCCATGAAGGTGGTGAGATTTCTCCATCAAACTGCATTTATATGGCAGAGTGGCTAGAATTTTGA
- the POLR3F gene encoding DNA-directed RNA polymerase III subunit RPC6 isoform X1, which translates to MAEVKVKPEVPDPLEIENRIIELCHQFPHGITDQVIQNDMPHMEPQQRAMAINRLLSVGQLDLLRSNTGLLYRIKESQNAGKMKGSDNQEKLVYQIIEDAANKGIWSRDIRYKSNLPLTEINKILKNLESKKLIKAVKSVAASKKKVYMLYNLQPDRSVTGGAWYSDQDFESEFVEVLNQQCCKFLQTKAEAARDSKQNPMIQRNSSFASSHEVWKYICELGISKVELSMEDIETILNTLIYDGKVEMTIIAAKEGTVGSVDGHMKLYRSVNPIIQPTGLIRTPCGLCPVFDDCHEGGEISPSNCIYMAEWLEF; encoded by the exons ATGGCCGAGGTGAAGGTGAAGCCGGAGGTCCCGGACCCGCTGGAGATAGAGAACAG GATCATCGAGCTCTGCCACCAGTTCCCTCACGGCATCACCGACCAAGTGATCCAGAATGACATGCCCCACATGGAACCCCAGCAGCGGGCCATGGCTATCAACAGGCTGCTTTCCGTG GGACAGCTAGACCTTCTCAGGAGCAACACTGGCCTTCTCTACAGGATCAAAGAGTCTCAAAATGCTGG TAAAATGAAGGGATCTGACAATCAAGAGAAGCTGGTCTATCAAATTATAGAGGATGCAGCCAACAAAG gtatTTGGAGCAGGGATATTAGATACAAAAGTAATCTACCTTTAACAGAGATCAACAAGATACTGAAAAACTTGGAGAGCAAGAAACTTATTAAAGCTGTTAAGTCTGTGGCA GCCTCAAAGAAGAAGGTGTACATGTTATATAACCTGCAGCCTGACCGGTCCGTGACTGGTGGGGCCTGGTACAGCGACCAAGACTTTGAATCTGAATTTGTGGAGGTGTTGAACCAACAGTGTTGTAAATTCTTACAGACTAAG GCAGAAGCAGCTCGCGACAGCAAACAGAACCCTATGATACAGAGAAACAGTTCGTTTGCATCATCCCATGAGGTGTGGAAATACATTTGCGAGCTGGGCATCAGTAAG GTCGAATTGTCAATGGAGGATATCGAAACTATTTTAAACACACTAATATACGATGGAAAGGTGGAGATGACCATCATTGCTGCAAAAGAAGGGACAGTTGGCAGTGTGGATGGACACATGAAATTGTACAGATCTGTCAATCCTATCATCCAACCCACTGGGTTAATCCGAACACCCTGTGGACTCTGCCCA GTCTTTGATGACTGCCATGAAGGTGGTGAGATTTCTCCATCAAACTGCATTTATATGGCAGAGTGGCTAGAATTTTGA